The segment TGAACAGATTTACCAATTAGTTCATATTCTCTTGCTAATCTATATATCTCCATGGCAAATTCAAACCAGTTGGTCATGCCTTCATTAGTAAAATGATATATACCATACTCTTTATGATCATCAATAATTATCTTAGATATTACCTCGGCTACATCCCTAGCATAGGATGGGCTACCCCATTGATCGGATACTACCCTAACCTCATCCCTCTCACCAAACAATCTCAACATTGTATAAACAAAATTATTACCATGCTTTCCAAAGAGCCATGATATTCTTATGATGAAGTAGCAACTAAGGTTATCTATAATATTTCTCTCACCTTCCAGCTTGCTTCTACCATAAATCCCCATGGGTTTCGTCTCGTCCTGTTCAACATACCCATCATTGTTATGACCATCAAAGACATAATCGGTAGAGACATGTATAAGCCTTGCCTTCTTCCACTTTGCAATTTTAACAATATTTAAGACGCCCTCTGCATTGATCCCAAAGGCCATAGCAGGCTCATCCTCTGCCTTATCAACAGCCGTATATGCAGAACAATTTACTATCCATTGAATATCCCTATCCCCAATGAAATTCTTTAACGCTTCATGATCCATTATATCAACTTCTCTGTCAGATGCAAAGTAATCAACATTCATTCGCTTAAAGCCCTCTTCAACATCAGTACCGAGCATACCCTTATTTCCAATAAGCCAAATCATAATTATTCATTCCTAATAATACAAAGGATGGTAAAATAAACTATCAAAATCAATATTCTCATTTACAACAACCACCATCCATATTGCAAAGATTTCTATTCTCCAACTGCAATGTTGTATGACCTATCCCAAATTTCTCTTCTAACATTGAATTAACATTAATAATAATATCATCCGAATCAAATAAATCGAAATTATTAAGGCAAATATGACAGGAGAGGAAAACCTCCGAAGAGCTGACTGACCAAACGTGAAGGCCATGAATGCTTTCAATATTATCAATAGCTAACATGCTGGCATAAATCGCATCTATGTCAATATTATCAGGCACTCCTTGAAGAAAAATTCGTAGTGATTCTCCAATTATAGATATTGAACTCCAAATAATCATGAATACAATTAGAATACTGATACCAATATCTATCCAAAGCCAATTTGTATAATAGAGTACAATTCCAACAATCATTACTGCAATTGATGATATTGCATCATAGAAAAGATGCAGAAAAGCAGCCTTCATGTTGAGATTGCTCTCTTTTGCTATGTTCAATATGAGGATTGAAAATAGATTTCCAAGAAAACCAATAAATGCAATTGGCAGCACTATCTTAATATTAATGGAAACCGGATTTGCATATCTCTCAGCTGCTTCATAAAGAATGTATATCCCAATGGCAACCAGACTCAGTGCATTTGCTAATGCTATAAGCGTCTCAAATCTCTTTAATCCGAAGGAATATTTACGACCAGGTTTGATCTCTGATACCCTCTCCCCAGCATACCCGAGCATTAGGGAAAGCACATCAGATAGATTATGTCCGGCATCTGAAATAAGAGCCAGGCTTCCCGAAAGGATACCACCAATATATTCTGTAACAGTTATTACTGAATTTAATAATATTACAAGTCCAAGCCTTTTCCTGCTGGATATCCTTTTACAACCATGATCATGATGGCCCAAACTCTTCAAAATTCTCACTTAAACGCTTCCTAAAAAAATAATGACCTTTAGTTGATATTTCTTTGAAGCAATCAAAAATGATACAATAATAAGGGATGGATACACCTATAGAATACTACATTAGGATGATAATATAAAGAAAATTATCATTCTATTCGCCCACCCTCTTCTTATTTTCAAAGGAGGTCATTATTACTTATCCCAATCAAATAGTATAGCATTCTTAAATAAGGGTAATTGCTTATCCTTTTCTGATACAATTACCTCCTTCAAAGGCCACCTGATTCCGATATCCGGATCATCCCATCTGATGCCAGTATCAAGAATTAGATCATACTCCTCTGTACATTTATATGTTAAATGTACATTATCCGTTAAAGCAATAAATCCATGCGCAAATCCAGGAGGGATATAGAGCATTTTATTATTCTCCCCTGAAAGCTCAACCCCTAGCCACTTTAAAAATGTTGCAGAATCCTTGCGAATATCAACAGCCACATCCCATACCGCCCCGGTCATAACCCTTACAAGCTTACCCTGGGCTTTTGGATTAAGCTGATAGTGAAGCCCCCTAATCACACCCTTTTTCGATAGGGAATGGTTATCCTGAACAAAATCATGGGTTATTCCATTTGAGATAAAATCGGATTCCTTATATGATTCAAGAAAAAAGCCCCTCTCATCACTAAAGACCCTGGCCTCAACCAATATCAAACCTTCTATCTCCAATGTTGTAAAATTGAAAGGCATCTATATCTTCGTCTCCAGTATCTTTAACAAATATTCGCCATAGCCAGACTTCCTCAATGGCTCGGCTATTTTTCTCAATTGCACTTCATCTATAAATCCCTTCTTGTAAGCGATCTCCTCAATGCTT is part of the Spirochaetota bacterium genome and harbors:
- the rfbD gene encoding dTDP-4-dehydrorhamnose reductase; the encoded protein is MIWLIGNKGMLGTDVEEGFKRMNVDYFASDREVDIMDHEALKNFIGDRDIQWIVNCSAYTAVDKAEDEPAMAFGINAEGVLNIVKIAKWKKARLIHVSTDYVFDGHNNDGYVEQDETKPMGIYGRSKLEGERNIIDNLSCYFIIRISWLFGKHGNNFVYTMLRLFGERDEVRVVSDQWGSPSYARDVAEVISKIIIDDHKEYGIYHFTNEGMTNWFEFAMEIYRLAREYELIGKSVQIVQVTTEEYPTRAERPKNSYLSKEKIKGALSISISSWQRAIDNFLRDIANNKMNK
- a CDS encoding cation diffusion facilitator family transporter — its product is MRILKSLGHHDHGCKRISSRKRLGLVILLNSVITVTEYIGGILSGSLALISDAGHNLSDVLSLMLGYAGERVSEIKPGRKYSFGLKRFETLIALANALSLVAIGIYILYEAAERYANPVSINIKIVLPIAFIGFLGNLFSILILNIAKESNLNMKAAFLHLFYDAISSIAVMIVGIVLYYTNWLWIDIGISILIVFMIIWSSISIIGESLRIFLQGVPDNIDIDAIYASMLAIDNIESIHGLHVWSVSSSEVFLSCHICLNNFDLFDSDDIIINVNSMLEEKFGIGHTTLQLENRNLCNMDGGCCK
- the rfbC gene encoding dTDP-4-dehydrorhamnose 3,5-epimerase, encoding MPFNFTTLEIEGLILVEARVFSDERGFFLESYKESDFISNGITHDFVQDNHSLSKKGVIRGLHYQLNPKAQGKLVRVMTGAVWDVAVDIRKDSATFLKWLGVELSGENNKMLYIPPGFAHGFIALTDNVHLTYKCTEEYDLILDTGIRWDDPDIGIRWPLKEVIVSEKDKQLPLFKNAILFDWDK